From Camelina sativa cultivar DH55 chromosome 7, Cs, whole genome shotgun sequence, one genomic window encodes:
- the LOC104705190 gene encoding elongation factor G, chloroplastic isoform X2: protein MAADALRISSSSSGSLVCNLNGSQRRPVLLPLSHRATFLGLPPKASSSSISSSIPLFLSTSRIGLGSSKLSQRKKQFSVFAAAEAETKRAVPLKDYRNIGIMAHIDAGKTTTTERILYYTGRNYKIGEVHEGTATMDWMEQEQERGITITSAATTTFWNKHRINIIDTPGHVDFTLEVERALRVLDGAICLFDSVAGVEPQSETVWRQADKYGVPRICFVNKMDRLGANFFRTRDMIVTNLGAKPLVLQIPIGAEDVFKGVVDLVRMKAIVWSGEELGAKFNYEDIPADLEDLAQEYRAAMMELIVDLDDEVMENYLEGVEPDEATVKRLVRKGTITGKFVPILCGSAFKNKGVQPLLDAVIDYLPSPVEVPPMNGTDPENPEITIIRKPDDDEPFAGLAFKIMSDPFVGSLTFVRVYSGKLSAGSYVLNANKGKKERIGRLLEMHANSREDVKVALTGDIVALAGLKDTITGETLSDPENPVVLERMDFPDPVIKVAIEPKTKADIDKMATGLIKLAQEDPSFHFSRDEEMNQTVIEGMGELHLEIIVDRLKREFKVEANVGAPQVNYRESISKISEVKYTHKKQSGGQGQFADITVRFEPLAAGSGYEFKSEIKGGAVPREYIPGVMKGLEECMGSGVLAGFPVVDVRACLVDGSYHDVDSSVLAFQLAARGAFREGMKKAGPRMLEPIMRVEVVTPDEHLGDVIGDLNSRRGQINSFGDKPGGLKVVDSLVPLAEMFQYVSTLRGMTKGRASYTMQLAKFDVVPQHIQNQLSNKDQEVAA from the exons atGGCGGCGGATGCTCTGAGGATTTCGAGTTCTAGTTCCGGTTCGTTGGTTTGTAATCTTAATGGGTCACAGAGACGGcctgttcttcttcctctgtctcaTCGTGCTACGTTTCTGGGTCTTCCTCCTaaagcatcatcttcttcgatttcttcttcaattcctctgtttctgaGCACTTCTCGTATTGGGCTTGGTTCTTCCAAGCTTTcacaaaggaaaaaacaattCTCAGTCTTTGCTGCAGCCGAAG CAGAGACGAAGCGCGCTGTGCCGCTTAAAGATTACAGAAACATTG GTATTATGGCTCACATAGACGCTGGGAAGACCACAACTACAGAGAGGATTCTTTACTACACAGGAAGAAACTACAAAATCGGTGAAGTGCATGAAGGGACAGCTACTATGGACTGGATGGAACAAGAGCAAGAAAGAGGAATCACCATTACTTCAGCTGCAACCACAACGTTTTGGAACAAACACAGGATCAACATTATTGATACACCGGGTCACGTTGATTTCACTCTTGAAGTCGAACGTGCTCTTAGAGTTCTCGATGGAGCTATATGCTTGTTCGATAGTGTTGCTGGTGTCGAGCCTCAGTCCGAGACTGTGTGGAGACAAGCTGATAAATACGGTGTGCCTAGGATTTGCTTTGTCAACAAAATGGACCGTCTTGGAGCTAACTTTTTCAGGACGAGGGATATGATTGTGACTAATTTGGGTGCTAAGCCGTTGGTGCTTCAGATACCTATTGGTGCTGAAGATGTCTTTAAAGGTGTTGTTGATCTTGTGAGGATGAAAGCTATAGTTTGGTCAGGAGAAGAGCTTGGTGCCAAATTCAACTACGAGGATATTCCAGCTGATCTTGAGGATTTGGCTCAGGAGTATCGAGCAGCGATGATGGAATTGATTGTTGATTTGGATGATGAGGTTATGGAGAACTATTTAGAAGGAGTTGAGCCTGACGAGGCCACAGTGAAGAGATTGGTTAGAAAAGGAACCATCACTGGCAAGTTTGTGCCTATTCTGTGTGGTTCAGCCTTTAAGAACAAAGGAGTACAGCCGTTACTTGATGCTGTGATTGATTATTTGCCTTCGCCGGTTGAAGTGCCACCGATGAATGGAACAGATCCTGAGAACCCGGAGATTACCATCATAAGAAAACCAGATGATGACGAGCCATTCGCTGGTTTAGCATTCAAGATCATGAGTGATCCTTTTGTGGGTTCTCTTACATTTGTGAGGGTTTACTCAGGGAAACTCTCAGCTGGTTCTTACGTGCTGAATGCTAACAAAGGAAAGAAGGAGAGAATCGGAAGACTCTTGGAAATGCATGCAAACAGCAGAGAAGATGTTAAAGTGGCTTTAACTGGTGATATTGTTGCTCTTGCGGGTCTCAAAGATACAATCACTGGGGAAACCCTGAGTGATCCAGAAAACCCTGTTGTTCTTGAACGTATGGACTTCCCTGATCCCGTCATCAAGGTAGCGATTGAGCCGAAAACAAAAGCTGACATTGATAAAATGGCAACGGGATTGATCAAGCTCGCTCAAGAAGACCCGTCTTTCCATTTTTCCCGTGATGAAGAGATGAACCAAACCGTCATTGAAGGAATGGGAGAGCTTCATCTCGAGATCATCGTTGACAGACTTAAAAGAGAGTTCAAG GTTGAGGCTAACGTTGGTGCACCACAAGTCAACTACCGTGAGAGTATCTCCAAAATATCTGAAGTGAAATACACACACAAGAAGCAATCAGGTGGACAAGGTCAGTTTGCTGATATTACAGTCCGGTTTGAGCCACTGGCAGCAGGATCAGGATACGAATTCAAGAGTGAGATCAAAGGAGGAGCTGTGCCAAGAGAGTATATTCCTGGTGTCATGAAAGGACTTGAAGAGTGTATGGGCTCTGGTGTGCTTGCTGGTTTCCCGGTTGTTGATGTCCGTGCTTGTCTAGTTGACGGATCTTACCATGATGTTGACTCAAGCGTGCTAGCTTTCCAGCTTGCTGCAAGAGGAGCTTTCCGTGAAGGGATGAAGAAAGCAGGTCCAAGAATGCTGGAACCTATCATGAGAGTTGAAGTTGTTACACCAGACGAACATCTTGGAGATGTCATTGGTGATCTTAACTCAAGAAGAGGTCAAATCAACAGCTTTGGAGACAAACCCGGTGGTCTCAAG GTGGTGGACTCTCTGGTTCCATTAGCAGAGATGTTTCAGTATGTGAGTACGTTGAGAGGCATGACAAAAGGTCGGGCGTCTTACACAATGCAATTGGCTAAATTCGATGTTGTTCCTCAGCATATTCAGAACCAGCTTTCGAACAAGGATCAAGAAGTTGCTGCTTAA
- the LOC104705190 gene encoding elongation factor G, chloroplastic isoform X3, with amino-acid sequence MAADALRISSSSSGSLVCNLNGSQRRPVLLPLSHRATFLGLPPKASSSSISSSIPLFLSTSRIGLGSSKLSQRKKQFSVFAAAEETKRAVPLKDYRNIGIMAHIDAGKTTTTERILYYTGRNYKIGEVHEGTATMDWMEQEQERGITITSAATTTFWNKHRINIIDTPGHVDFTLEVERALRVLDGAICLFDSVAGVEPQSETVWRQADKYGVPRICFVNKMDRLGANFFRTRDMIVTNLGAKPLVLQIPIGAEDVFKGVVDLVRMKAIVWSGEELGAKFNYEDIPADLEDFAQEYRAAMMELIVDLDDEVMENYLEGVEPDEATVKRLVRKGTITGKFVPVLCGSAFKNKGVQPLLDAVIDYLPSPVEVPPMNGTDPENPEITIIRKPDDDEPFAGLAFKIMSDPFVGSLTFVRVYSGKLSAGSYVLNANKGKKERIGRLLEMHANSREDVKVALTGDIVALAGLKDTITGETLSDPENPVVLERMDFPDPVIKVAIEPKTKADIDKMATGLIKLAQEDPSFHFSRDEEMNQTVIEGMGELHLEIIVDRLKREFKVEANVGAPQVNYRESISKISEVKYTHKKQSGGQGQFADITVRFEPLAAGSGYEFKSEIKGGAVPREYIPGVMKGLEECMGSGVLAGFPVVDVRACLVDGSYHDVDSSVLAFQLAARGAFREGMKKAGPRMLEPIMRVEVVTPDEHLGDVIGDLNSRRGQINSFGDKPGGLKVVDSLVPLAEMFQYVSTLRGMTKGRASYTMQLAKFDVVPQHIQNQLSNKDQEVAA; translated from the exons atGGCGGCGGATGCTCTGAGGATTTCGAGTTCTAGTTCCGGTTCGTTGGTTTGTAATCTTAATGGGTCACAGAGACGGcctgttcttcttcctctgtctcaTCGTGCTACGTTTCTGGGTCTTCCTCCTaaagcatcatcttcttcgatttcttcttcaattcctctgtttctgaGCACTTCTCGTATTGGGCTTGGTTCTTCCAAGCTTTcacaaaggaaaaaacaattCTCAGTCTTTGCTGCAGCCGAAG AGACGAAGCGCGCTGTGCCGCTTAAAGATTACAGAAACATTGGTATTATGGCTCACATAGACGCTGGGAAGACCACAACTACAGAGAGGATTCTTTACTACACAGGAAGAAACTACAAAATCGGTGAAGTGCATGAAGGGACAGCTACTATGGACTGGATGGAACAAGAGCAAGAAAGAGGAATCACCATTACTTCAGCTGCAACCACAACGTTTTGGAACAAACACAGGATCAACATTATTGATACACCGGGTCACGTTGATTTCACTCTTGAAGTCGAACGTGCTCTTAGAGTTCTCGATGGAGCTATATGCTTGTTCGATAGTGTTGCTGGTGTCGAGCCTCAGTCCGAGACTGTGTGGAGACAAGCTGATAAATACGGTGTGCCTAGGATTTGCTTTGTCAACAAAATGGACCGTCTTGGAGCTAACTTTTTCAGGACGAGGGATATGATTGTGACTAATTTGGGTGCTAAGCCGTTGGTGCTTCAGATACCTATTGGTGCTGAAGATGTCTTTAAAGGTGTTGTTGATCTTGTGAGGATGAAAGCTATAGTTTGGTCAGGAGAAGAGCTTGGTGCCAAATTCAACTACGAGGATATTCCAGCTGATCTTGAGGATTTTGCTCAAGAGTATCGGGCGGCGATGATGGAATTGATTGTTGATTTGGATGATGAGGTCATGGAGAACTATTTAGAAGGAGTTGAGCCTGACGAGGCCACAGTGAAGAGATTGGTTAGAAAAGGAACCATCACTGGCAAGTTTGTGCCTGTTCTGTGTGGTTCAGCCTTTAAGAACAAAGGAGTACAGCCGTTACTTGATGCTGTGATTGATTATTTGCCTTCGCCGGTTGAAGTGCCACCGATGAATGGAACAGATCCTGAGAACCCGGAGATTACCATCATAAGAAAACCAGATGATGACGAGCCATTCGCTGGTTTAGCATTCAAGATCATGAGTGATCCTTTTGTGGGTTCTCTTACATTTGTGAGGGTTTACTCAGGGAAACTCTCAGCTGGTTCTTACGTGCTGAATGCTAACAAAGGAAAGAAGGAGAGAATCGGAAGACTCTTGGAAATGCATGCAAACAGCAGAGAAGATGTTAAAGTGGCTTTAACTG GTGATATTGTTGCTCTTGCGGGTCTCAAAGATACAATCACTGGGGAAACCCTGAGTGATCCAGAAAACCCTGTTGTTCTTGAACGTATGGACTTCCCTGATCCCGTCATCAAGGTAGCGATTGAGCCGAAAACAAAAGCTGACATTGATAAAATGGCAACGGGATTGATCAAGCTCGCTCAAGAAGACCCGTCTTTCCATTTTTCCCGTGATGAAGAGATGAACCAAACCGTCATTGAAGGAATGGGAGAGCTTCATCTCGAGATCATCGTTGACAGACTTAAAAGAGAGTTCAAG GTTGAGGCTAACGTTGGTGCACCACAAGTCAACTACCGTGAGAGTATCTCCAAAATATCTGAAGTGAAATACACACACAAGAAGCAATCAGGTGGACAAGGTCAGTTTGCTGATATTACAGTCCGGTTTGAGCCACTGGCAGCAGGATCAGGATACGAATTCAAGAGTGAGATCAAAGGAGGAGCTGTGCCAAGAGAGTATATTCCTGGTGTCATGAAAGGACTTGAAGAGTGTATGGGCTCTGGTGTGCTTGCTGGTTTCCCGGTTGTTGATGTCCGTGCTTGTCTAGTTGACGGATCTTACCATGATGTTGACTCAAGCGTGCTAGCTTTCCAGCTTGCTGCAAGAGGAGCTTTCCGTGAAGGGATGAAGAAAGCAGGTCCAAGAATGCTGGAACCTATCATGAGAGTTGAAGTTGTTACACCAGACGAACATCTTGGAGATGTCATTGGTGATCTTAACTCAAGAAGAGGTCAAATCAACAGCTTTGGAGACAAACCCGGTGGTCTCAAG GTGGTGGACTCTCTGGTTCCATTAGCAGAGATGTTTCAGTATGTGAGTACGTTGAGAGGCATGACAAAAGGTCGGGCGTCTTACACAATGCAATTGGCTAAATTCGATGTTGTTCCTCAGCATATTCAGAACCAGCTTTCGAACAAGGATCAAGAAGTTGCTGCTTAA
- the LOC104705190 gene encoding elongation factor G, chloroplastic isoform X1 yields the protein MAADALRISSSSSGSLVCNLNGSQRRPVLLPLSHRATFLGLPPKASSSSISSSIPLFLSTSRIGLGSSKLSQRKKQFSVFAAAEAETKRAVPLKDYRNIGIMAHIDAGKTTTTERILYYTGRNYKIGEVHEGTATMDWMEQEQERGITITSAATTTFWNKHRINIIDTPGHVDFTLEVERALRVLDGAICLFDSVAGVEPQSETVWRQADKYGVPRICFVNKMDRLGANFFRTRDMIVTNLGAKPLVLQIPIGAEDVFKGVVDLVRMKAIVWSGEELGAKFNYEDIPADLEDFAQEYRAAMMELIVDLDDEVMENYLEGVEPDEATVKRLVRKGTITGKFVPVLCGSAFKNKGVQPLLDAVIDYLPSPVEVPPMNGTDPENPEITIIRKPDDDEPFAGLAFKIMSDPFVGSLTFVRVYSGKLSAGSYVLNANKGKKERIGRLLEMHANSREDVKVALTGDIVALAGLKDTITGETLSDPENPVVLERMDFPDPVIKVAIEPKTKADIDKMATGLIKLAQEDPSFHFSRDEEMNQTVIEGMGELHLEIIVDRLKREFKVEANVGAPQVNYRESISKISEVKYTHKKQSGGQGQFADITVRFEPLAAGSGYEFKSEIKGGAVPREYIPGVMKGLEECMGSGVLAGFPVVDVRACLVDGSYHDVDSSVLAFQLAARGAFREGMKKAGPRMLEPIMRVEVVTPDEHLGDVIGDLNSRRGQINSFGDKPGGLKVVDSLVPLAEMFQYVSTLRGMTKGRASYTMQLAKFDVVPQHIQNQLSNKDQEVAA from the exons atGGCGGCGGATGCTCTGAGGATTTCGAGTTCTAGTTCCGGTTCGTTGGTTTGTAATCTTAATGGGTCACAGAGACGGcctgttcttcttcctctgtctcaTCGTGCTACGTTTCTGGGTCTTCCTCCTaaagcatcatcttcttcgatttcttcttcaattcctctgtttctgaGCACTTCTCGTATTGGGCTTGGTTCTTCCAAGCTTTcacaaaggaaaaaacaattCTCAGTCTTTGCTGCAGCCGAAG CAGAGACGAAGCGCGCTGTGCCGCTTAAAGATTACAGAAACATTGGTATTATGGCTCACATAGACGCTGGGAAGACCACAACTACAGAGAGGATTCTTTACTACACAGGAAGAAACTACAAAATCGGTGAAGTGCATGAAGGGACAGCTACTATGGACTGGATGGAACAAGAGCAAGAAAGAGGAATCACCATTACTTCAGCTGCAACCACAACGTTTTGGAACAAACACAGGATCAACATTATTGATACACCGGGTCACGTTGATTTCACTCTTGAAGTCGAACGTGCTCTTAGAGTTCTCGATGGAGCTATATGCTTGTTCGATAGTGTTGCTGGTGTCGAGCCTCAGTCCGAGACTGTGTGGAGACAAGCTGATAAATACGGTGTGCCTAGGATTTGCTTTGTCAACAAAATGGACCGTCTTGGAGCTAACTTTTTCAGGACGAGGGATATGATTGTGACTAATTTGGGTGCTAAGCCGTTGGTGCTTCAGATACCTATTGGTGCTGAAGATGTCTTTAAAGGTGTTGTTGATCTTGTGAGGATGAAAGCTATAGTTTGGTCAGGAGAAGAGCTTGGTGCCAAATTCAACTACGAGGATATTCCAGCTGATCTTGAGGATTTTGCTCAAGAGTATCGGGCGGCGATGATGGAATTGATTGTTGATTTGGATGATGAGGTCATGGAGAACTATTTAGAAGGAGTTGAGCCTGACGAGGCCACAGTGAAGAGATTGGTTAGAAAAGGAACCATCACTGGCAAGTTTGTGCCTGTTCTGTGTGGTTCAGCCTTTAAGAACAAAGGAGTACAGCCGTTACTTGATGCTGTGATTGATTATTTGCCTTCGCCGGTTGAAGTGCCACCGATGAATGGAACAGATCCTGAGAACCCGGAGATTACCATCATAAGAAAACCAGATGATGACGAGCCATTCGCTGGTTTAGCATTCAAGATCATGAGTGATCCTTTTGTGGGTTCTCTTACATTTGTGAGGGTTTACTCAGGGAAACTCTCAGCTGGTTCTTACGTGCTGAATGCTAACAAAGGAAAGAAGGAGAGAATCGGAAGACTCTTGGAAATGCATGCAAACAGCAGAGAAGATGTTAAAGTGGCTTTAACTG GTGATATTGTTGCTCTTGCGGGTCTCAAAGATACAATCACTGGGGAAACCCTGAGTGATCCAGAAAACCCTGTTGTTCTTGAACGTATGGACTTCCCTGATCCCGTCATCAAGGTAGCGATTGAGCCGAAAACAAAAGCTGACATTGATAAAATGGCAACGGGATTGATCAAGCTCGCTCAAGAAGACCCGTCTTTCCATTTTTCCCGTGATGAAGAGATGAACCAAACCGTCATTGAAGGAATGGGAGAGCTTCATCTCGAGATCATCGTTGACAGACTTAAAAGAGAGTTCAAG GTTGAGGCTAACGTTGGTGCACCACAAGTCAACTACCGTGAGAGTATCTCCAAAATATCTGAAGTGAAATACACACACAAGAAGCAATCAGGTGGACAAGGTCAGTTTGCTGATATTACAGTCCGGTTTGAGCCACTGGCAGCAGGATCAGGATACGAATTCAAGAGTGAGATCAAAGGAGGAGCTGTGCCAAGAGAGTATATTCCTGGTGTCATGAAAGGACTTGAAGAGTGTATGGGCTCTGGTGTGCTTGCTGGTTTCCCGGTTGTTGATGTCCGTGCTTGTCTAGTTGACGGATCTTACCATGATGTTGACTCAAGCGTGCTAGCTTTCCAGCTTGCTGCAAGAGGAGCTTTCCGTGAAGGGATGAAGAAAGCAGGTCCAAGAATGCTGGAACCTATCATGAGAGTTGAAGTTGTTACACCAGACGAACATCTTGGAGATGTCATTGGTGATCTTAACTCAAGAAGAGGTCAAATCAACAGCTTTGGAGACAAACCCGGTGGTCTCAAG GTGGTGGACTCTCTGGTTCCATTAGCAGAGATGTTTCAGTATGTGAGTACGTTGAGAGGCATGACAAAAGGTCGGGCGTCTTACACAATGCAATTGGCTAAATTCGATGTTGTTCCTCAGCATATTCAGAACCAGCTTTCGAACAAGGATCAAGAAGTTGCTGCTTAA
- the LOC104703885 gene encoding 21 kDa protein-like has product MKLLSQPQILLLSIAILLFITSSSSSSSSLSPSPSPSPSSSLPSSSPSSRSPLLSPSSLPSPSLSPASPQPSSPSSSSPPSSSLSRHLNQTNLDYIKTSCNHTLYKTLCYISLSPYASKIISNPQNLAIIALNLTLTSAKSTSKFIKNVSHGGGLTGLEAVAVADCVEEIGDSVISLQDSIRELDSINHKDSRKFEMVMSDVQTWVSAALTDDDTCMDGFRRIKTVVKDLVRQHVVKVARLTSNALALINMYASTQENLS; this is encoded by the coding sequence atgaaacTCTTATCTCAACCCCAAATCCTTCTTCTCTCCATAGccattcttctcttcatcacatcatcatcatcatcatcatcatcattatcaccatcaccatcaccatcaccatcatcatcattaccatcatcatcaccatcatcacgaTCACCACTATTATCGCCATCATCATTACCATCACCATCATTATCACCAGCATCACCAcaaccatcatcaccatcatcatcatcaccaccatcatcatctttatcaagacatttaaatcaaaccaacttAGATTACATAAAAACTTCATGCAACCACACACTCTACAAAACCCTTTGCTACATCTCTCTATCTCCTTACGCCTCAAAAATCATTTCCAACCCTCAAAACCTCGCCATCATCGCCCTTAATCTCACCCTCACCTCAGCCAAGTCCACCTCTAAATTCATCAAAAACGTTTCTCATGGAGGTGGTCTAAcaggtttggaagcagttgctGTTGCTGACTGTGTGGAAGAGATTGGCGACTCGGTGATTTCACTTCAAGATTCGATAAGAGAGTTGGACTCGATCAACCATAAAGATAGTCGGAAGTTTGAGATGGTTATGTCAGATGTTCAGACATGGGTTAGTGCTGCTCTCACGGATGATGATACATGTATGGATGGTTTCAGGAGAATCAAAACGGTCGTGAAAGATTTGGTTCGGCAACATGTTGTTAAGGTTGCTCGGCTGACCAGCAACGCACTCGCTCTCATTAATATGTACGCCTCCACGCAAGAAAACTTATCATAG
- the LOC104703886 gene encoding 21 kDa protein-like, translated as MEPKNTIFLVLLLSITILQSSSANPSQSEPDRFIVSSCQTTRYPSLCVHTLSAYATKIRHNNDQDLAQTALTISLARAKSVSIFVAKLTKETPRFKRREYLAIKDCIEVLGNSVDRLAQSVKELGRAGHAVASEDFMWKMSNVQTWVSAALTDETTCLDGFSDRAMGGKLKRLIRFKVVHVAQVTSNALALVNQFAEKRSVKLP; from the exons ATGGAGCCTAAAAATACAATCTTTCTAGTTCTACTTCTATCAATAACCATTCTTCAATCTTCATCCGCAAACCCAAGCCAGTCAGAACCAGACCGGTTCATTGTGTCTTCATGCCAAACCACCCGATATCCATCACTATGCGTACATACACTCTCTGCTTACGCCACCAAGATCCGCCATAACAACGACCAAGATCTCGCCCAAACCGCTCTCACAATCAGTTTAGCTCGAGCCAAATCCGTTTCTATCTTCGTCGCCAAACTAACTAAAGA GACACCAAGATTTAAACGTAGAGAATATTTAGCAATCAAAGATTGCATCGAAGTGCTAGGCAATAGCGTGGACCGGTTAGCTCAATCGGTTAAAGAACTGGGTCGAGCTGGCCATGCTGTGGCTAGTGAGGACTTCATGTGGAAGATGAGTAATGTTCAGACATGGGTCAGTGCCGCTTTGACAGACGAGACAACGTGTCTAGATGGATTCTCGGATCGTGCCATGGGAGGCAAATTGAAGAGGCTAATTCGGTTTAAGGTGGTTCACGTGGCTCAGGTCACTAGCAATGCTCTCGCTTTGGTGAATCAGTTTGCAGAGAAACGAAGTGTGAAGCTTCCCTAA
- the LOC104703887 gene encoding uncharacterized protein LOC104703887, whose protein sequence is MATLSFGIAAAAATTVRTIPKFNSRRSKISCEWDPKGVLGPAQTGHIARLEFKRRLERDSEAREAFQKQLREEKERRQALRQSRVLPDTAAELIEYFLDTEAQEIEYEIARLRGRLNDEFFAQIRLEIGQIRFAVTKTADIEDRLVELETLQKALEEGIEAYDKMQKELMTATNSLTKILTSTDIKTTLLDMVEKNEINRSLLTLLDENIANAYRGDQKEAGDYMEKIRSSVLKYLTV, encoded by the exons ATGGCTACGCTTTCGTTCGGAATCGCCGCCGCGGCCGCAACCACCGTCCGTACAATTCCGAAGTTTAATTCACGGAGGAGCAAAATCTCATGCGAATGg GATCCGAAAGGTGTGTTAGGTCCAGCACAAACTGGTCATATAGCTCGTCTTGAGTTTAAGCGTCGGCTAGAGAGAGATTCAGAAGCGAGAGAAGCGTTTCAGAAACAACTTCGTGAGGAGAAAGAGCGTCGTCAAGCTCTTAGACAA TCTAGAGTTTTACCAGATACTGCGGCGGAGTTGATTGAGTACTTTCTTGATACTGAAGCTCAAGAGATTGAGTACGAGATCGCTAGGCTTCGAGGCAG GTTAAACGACGAATTCTTTGCGCAGATTCGACTTGAAATTGGGCAAATTCGGTTTGCTGTTACAAAGACTGCG GATATTGAAGACAGATTAGTTGAGCTTGAAACACTTCAAAAAGCTTTGGAAGAAGGAATAG AGGCTTATGACAAGATGCAAAAGGAGCTTATGACTGCTACAAACAGCTTAACCAAGATCTTAACCTCGACCGATATAAAAACAACT TTGTTGGATATGGTGGAGAAAAACGAAATCAACAGATCTTTGTTGACACTTCTTGACGAAAATATTGCAAATGCATACAGAGGAGACCAG aAAGAAGCAGGAGATTACATGGAGAAGATACGTTCTTCGGTGCTAAAGTACTTGACAGTGTAG
- the LOC104703888 gene encoding lipid transfer-like protein VAS isoform X1, with the protein MMKVMMIFAAAMTVMALVSVPAVEAQTECVSKLVPCFNFLNVTTKPSKVCCDSIKEAVEKELSCLCTIYTTPGLLANFNVSTDQALGLSNRCDVKTNLSACNAKGAPSPKASLPPPAGNNNTKNDAGAGNKLAGYGVVTTVSLSLISSIFF; encoded by the exons atgatgaaggtgatgatgatcttTGCGGCGGCGATGACGGTGATGGCTTTGGTTTCGGTACCGGCTGTAGAAGCACAGACTGAGTGTGTGAGCAAGCTAGTCCCTTGCTTCAACTTCTTGAACGTAACAACGAAGCCGTCCAAGGTTTGTTGCGACTCGATCAAAGAAGCTGTGGAGAAAGAACTTAGCTGTCTCTGTACCATCTACACAACTCCTGGTCTGCTCGCTAATTTCAATGTCAGCACTGATCAAGCTCTTGGTCTCAGCAACCGTTGCGATGTCAAAACTAATCTCTCCGCTTGTAACG CTAAAGGAGCTCCATCGCCAAAAGCTTCTTTACCTCCTCCAG cAGGAAATAATAATACCAAGAATGACGCCGGAGCCGGAAACAAGCTCGCCGGTTATGGAGTAGTCACCACCGTGAGCTTGTCGTTGAtctcatccatcttcttctga
- the LOC104703888 gene encoding lipid transfer-like protein VAS isoform X2 has product MMKVMMIFAAAMTVMALVSVPAVEAQTECVSKLVPCFNFLNVTTKPSKVCCDSIKEAVEKELSCLCTIYTTPGLLANFNVSTDQALGLSNRCDVKTNLSACNAKGAPSPKASLPPPGNNNTKNDAGAGNKLAGYGVVTTVSLSLISSIFF; this is encoded by the exons atgatgaaggtgatgatgatcttTGCGGCGGCGATGACGGTGATGGCTTTGGTTTCGGTACCGGCTGTAGAAGCACAGACTGAGTGTGTGAGCAAGCTAGTCCCTTGCTTCAACTTCTTGAACGTAACAACGAAGCCGTCCAAGGTTTGTTGCGACTCGATCAAAGAAGCTGTGGAGAAAGAACTTAGCTGTCTCTGTACCATCTACACAACTCCTGGTCTGCTCGCTAATTTCAATGTCAGCACTGATCAAGCTCTTGGTCTCAGCAACCGTTGCGATGTCAAAACTAATCTCTCCGCTTGTAACG CTAAAGGAGCTCCATCGCCAAAAGCTTCTTTACCTCCTCCAG GAAATAATAATACCAAGAATGACGCCGGAGCCGGAAACAAGCTCGCCGGTTATGGAGTAGTCACCACCGTGAGCTTGTCGTTGAtctcatccatcttcttctga